A window of the Bacteroidales bacterium genome harbors these coding sequences:
- a CDS encoding molybdenum cofactor guanylyltransferase yields MKNLSCIILAGGKSRRMGEDKGLKIFRNQALISYSIQLATKLCDNILISTNNPNYKKFDYPLIYDIIPNKGPMGGIYSGLSVSKTDWNLFLPCDTPFLQLDILLKMQKHLSSNKIVIPKLESGQIQPLIGFYHKDLLPLIKNHLENDRLKIMGLLNKTKTYYQIIRQENASRFLNINTIEELKINE; encoded by the coding sequence ATGAAAAATCTAAGTTGTATTATTTTAGCAGGAGGCAAAAGTCGGCGCATGGGTGAAGACAAAGGGCTAAAAATATTTAGGAATCAAGCTCTAATTTCTTACTCTATTCAACTTGCAACTAAACTCTGCGACAATATTCTTATAAGTACAAATAACCCTAATTATAAAAAATTCGATTATCCACTCATATATGATATTATCCCTAATAAAGGACCTATGGGAGGTATTTATTCAGGATTATCTGTTAGCAAAACCGATTGGAACTTATTTTTACCTTGTGATACTCCCTTTCTTCAATTAGATATACTTTTGAAAATGCAGAAGCATCTTTCATCAAATAAGATTGTGATTCCAAAACTTGAAAGCGGGCAGATTCAACCTCTTATTGGATTTTATCATAAAGATTTACTTCCTCTTATCAAAAATCATTTAGAAAATGACAGGCTAAAAATAATGGGCTTATTAAACAAAACCAAAACATATTATCAAATAATAAGACAAGAAAATGCAAGCCGCTTTTTAAACATTAATACCATAGAAGAATTAAAAATAAATGAATAA
- a CDS encoding rhodanese-like domain-containing protein — protein sequence MKEHKKIANYLPVGAILFLAFIATAFVLMPTPKKKFVLNQNETLTDVIKHIQVIQPEKIKDILSTDDQDYQFIDLRSPREFNLHHLPGAINIPIHDLLKSEYKTILNPLDKTNILYGTNVEDACPAWLILKQLNYKNNSIMLGGYKLVKSNIIDKYAPNDVWFKNEVAKYDYAEIIKETAGAGVVGSSTSTSKKAKPILRKKKKRVAGGC from the coding sequence ATGAAAGAGCATAAAAAAATTGCTAATTATCTCCCTGTGGGAGCTATACTCTTTTTAGCTTTCATTGCTACGGCATTTGTTTTAATGCCTACGCCAAAAAAGAAATTCGTACTTAATCAGAACGAAACACTTACAGATGTCATTAAACATATTCAAGTTATACAACCCGAAAAAATTAAAGATATTCTTTCAACAGACGATCAGGATTATCAATTCATAGACCTCCGATCACCAAGAGAATTTAATCTACATCATTTGCCGGGGGCAATAAATATTCCTATTCACGACTTATTAAAAAGTGAGTATAAAACCATTTTAAATCCCCTAGATAAGACAAATATTCTTTATGGGACTAATGTAGAAGATGCTTGTCCTGCTTGGTTAATTCTTAAGCAACTCAATTATAAAAATAATAGCATAATGTTAGGTGGTTATAAGCTTGTAAAATCAAATATAATTGATAAATATGCCCCAAACGATGTATGGTTTAAAAATGAAGTTGCAAAATACGATTATGCTGAAATTATTAAAGAAACCGCAGGAGCCGGGGTTGTTGGTAGTTCCACATCAACATCTAAAAAAGCAAAACCCATACTTAGGAAAAAGAAAAAAAGAGTAGCAGGCGGCTGTTAA
- a CDS encoding NAD-binding protein gives MDNKRKRFWIISTVTTFLFLLIINLLLVHFEKNEVGSDIHNLGDAIWYMLVSLTSVGYGDKVPVSTGGRVIGYFYIISSLGVLGVLISSISSNIFTMIEEKKLGYQGSSFEDHIVFIGWNEFNRMVVEEVYSTMRKFAIVTDRKDDIDLIYESYRKKRAFALFADYHNLDIIEKVNPRKASEVFVNFGNDTDTLLYVINFKKKYPEPDIIVSIENSKLKDTFIAAGVKYVIPRNEIASKLVASYIFEPDVAELNQDLLSAAQSVDEFDNQEYKVIDQNPYLNKDYVDAFIDLKLTYDCVLLGLSKVVDNKRVLLTNPSKGVKIEMGDHILLMTNGETKKRIEIDFGIFEGRI, from the coding sequence ATGGATAACAAGAGAAAACGATTTTGGATAATTTCAACAGTAACTACTTTTTTGTTTTTGTTGATAATTAATCTGCTATTGGTTCATTTTGAAAAGAATGAGGTAGGTTCCGATATCCATAATTTAGGCGATGCTATTTGGTATATGTTGGTTAGTTTAACATCTGTTGGTTACGGAGATAAAGTTCCTGTAAGTACAGGTGGTCGTGTAATAGGCTATTTTTATATTATTTCTAGTTTGGGCGTTTTGGGCGTTTTAATAAGTAGTATTTCATCAAATATTTTTACGATGATTGAAGAAAAAAAATTAGGGTATCAGGGAAGTTCGTTTGAAGACCATATTGTGTTTATTGGTTGGAACGAATTTAATCGTATGGTTGTTGAAGAGGTTTATTCAACAATGAGAAAATTTGCGATAGTTACGGATCGTAAGGATGATATTGATTTAATTTATGAATCGTATCGGAAAAAACGAGCATTTGCATTATTTGCCGATTATCATAATTTGGATATTATTGAGAAGGTGAATCCAAGAAAGGCTTCCGAAGTATTTGTGAATTTTGGTAATGACACGGATACTCTACTATATGTTATCAATTTTAAGAAAAAATATCCTGAACCTGATATTATTGTTTCTATTGAAAATTCTAAACTTAAAGATACCTTTATAGCCGCAGGAGTTAAATATGTTATTCCTCGCAATGAGATTGCTTCAAAATTAGTTGCTAGTTATATTTTTGAACCAGATGTGGCAGAACTTAATCAAGACTTATTAAGTGCCGCTCAGTCTGTTGATGAGTTTGATAATCAGGAGTATAAAGTTATCGATCAGAATCCGTATTTGAATAAAGATTATGTAGATGCTTTTATTGATTTGAAATTAACCTATGATTGTGTTTTATTGGGGTTGAGTAAAGTCGTTGATAATAAACGGGTACTTTTAACAAACCCTTCAAAGGGAGTGAAAATAGAGATGGGAGATCATATCCTTTTAATGACTAATGGCGAAACTAAGAAAAGAATAGAAATTGACTTTGGAATATTTGAAGGGAGAATTTAG
- a CDS encoding molybdopterin-dependent oxidoreductase — protein MKTRREFIKVSAIGTGGLIAAGGLLSSLPVKDIFGQTKNKNLKANSNKQFPTYCEICFWQCAAWVQTDDKGEIKSITGNVDDPHCNGRLCPRGTAGIGMYKDKDRLKNPKKRVTVNGKQVFKDISWDEALDYIAEKMEKIKVEHGPECTALFTHGSGGKFLGPMLQAFGSNNIAAPSYAQCRGPREVGFIATFGAGIGSPEPTDIRDSKCLVLIGSHIGENMHNGQVQEMSDMIRNDATIITVDPRFSTAASKSKFWLPIKPATDLALLLAWIHEIIYNDYYDKEYIEKYAYGFDELKAHVKNFTPEWAYGITTIEPNIIRKTAREMRNAAPSVIIHPGRHVTWYGDDTQRLRAVAILNALLGSWGRRGGFYNPEAIHLPKFPAPKFPKPKKNWRDAFPGKFNLADLALASGICDATVPSLDRDCSIKAWIVNGTNLIQTLPNQANTIKAIEALDLLVVIDTMPMEITGYADIILPECTYLERYDLVRTSKHRIPTLALRMPAHTPLYNSKPDWWIAKELGKRLGLDEYFKYKDIEEMLDWQLKQVGSSLEEMQKIGVKKLDREYDDLYFLNGEDYEFNTNTGKIELYSTALEAEGFDPMPKYTAHPEPDSGFYRLIYGRAPMHTFSRTSNNPLLFELMEENNVWINPKVAKEWDLKNGQEIWLENQDGIVTDFPIKVRITERIRFDSVYMVHGFGHTKKQLSRAYGRGASDTQMISRVMLDPIMGGTGMRGNFVTFHTNEPTQLKQKTDSTKLIVEGGKA, from the coding sequence ATGAAAACGAGAAGAGAATTTATTAAGGTTTCAGCAATTGGTACCGGAGGGCTAATAGCAGCCGGAGGATTACTTAGCTCCTTACCAGTAAAAGATATCTTTGGACAAACCAAAAATAAAAACCTAAAAGCTAACTCTAACAAACAATTTCCCACTTATTGTGAAATATGCTTTTGGCAATGCGCTGCATGGGTTCAAACCGACGACAAAGGTGAAATTAAATCTATTACCGGAAATGTTGATGATCCTCATTGCAATGGACGTCTTTGTCCGAGAGGTACTGCCGGTATAGGAATGTACAAAGACAAAGATCGCCTAAAAAACCCCAAAAAAAGAGTAACAGTAAACGGCAAACAAGTTTTTAAAGATATAAGTTGGGATGAAGCCTTAGATTATATCGCTGAAAAGATGGAAAAAATAAAAGTGGAACATGGACCAGAATGTACTGCCTTATTTACTCATGGCTCCGGTGGTAAATTTTTGGGTCCAATGTTACAAGCTTTTGGTTCCAATAACATAGCCGCACCGTCCTATGCCCAATGTCGCGGTCCACGCGAAGTAGGTTTCATTGCAACATTTGGAGCAGGTATAGGATCTCCCGAACCAACTGATATTCGCGATAGCAAATGTTTAGTTTTAATAGGAAGTCATATCGGTGAAAATATGCATAACGGTCAAGTGCAAGAAATGTCGGATATGATTAGGAATGATGCCACCATTATTACTGTTGACCCCCGCTTTTCCACAGCCGCAAGTAAATCTAAATTCTGGCTACCTATTAAACCGGCTACTGATTTAGCTTTACTTTTAGCTTGGATTCATGAAATCATTTATAATGATTATTACGATAAAGAATACATCGAAAAATACGCCTACGGCTTTGATGAGTTAAAAGCACACGTTAAGAACTTTACTCCTGAATGGGCTTATGGAATAACAACTATAGAGCCTAACATTATCAGAAAAACAGCACGTGAAATGCGAAATGCTGCTCCAAGTGTTATCATACATCCCGGGCGACATGTAACTTGGTATGGAGATGATACTCAACGTTTGAGAGCTGTTGCAATTTTAAATGCATTATTAGGATCTTGGGGTCGTCGTGGAGGTTTTTACAATCCGGAAGCTATACATCTGCCTAAATTTCCTGCACCAAAATTCCCTAAACCAAAGAAAAACTGGAGAGATGCTTTTCCTGGTAAATTCAATTTAGCCGATTTAGCTTTAGCTTCAGGAATATGTGATGCCACAGTACCTTCTCTTGATAGAGATTGTTCAATAAAGGCATGGATTGTTAATGGTACTAATCTTATACAAACGCTACCTAACCAAGCCAATACCATAAAAGCCATTGAAGCCCTCGACCTATTGGTAGTTATTGATACTATGCCAATGGAGATTACAGGTTATGCCGATATAATTTTACCGGAATGTACATATTTAGAGCGCTACGATCTTGTTCGTACTTCTAAACATAGAATTCCAACATTAGCATTACGAATGCCTGCTCACACACCACTCTACAACTCAAAACCCGACTGGTGGATTGCTAAAGAATTGGGTAAACGCTTAGGCTTAGATGAGTACTTTAAATACAAAGACATTGAAGAAATGCTCGATTGGCAATTAAAACAAGTAGGATCTTCTCTCGAAGAAATGCAGAAAATTGGAGTTAAGAAATTAGATCGAGAGTATGATGATTTATATTTCCTTAATGGCGAAGATTACGAATTCAATACCAATACCGGTAAAATCGAATTATATTCTACTGCTTTAGAAGCCGAAGGATTTGATCCTATGCCAAAATATACTGCTCATCCCGAGCCAGACTCCGGTTTTTACAGGCTAATATACGGAAGAGCACCTATGCATACTTTCAGTAGAACATCTAATAATCCGCTACTTTTTGAATTGATGGAAGAAAATAATGTTTGGATAAATCCAAAAGTGGCAAAAGAATGGGATTTAAAAAACGGACAAGAGATATGGCTAGAAAATCAGGATGGAATTGTAACTGATTTTCCGATAAAAGTCAGGATAACAGAACGCATAAGATTCGACTCTGTTTATATGGTTCATGGATTCGGTCACACAAAAAAACAATTAAGCAGAGCTTATGGACGAGGAGCTAGCGACACTCAAATGATTTCGCGCGTTATGCTTGATCCTATCATGGGAGGTACCGGAATGCGAGGGAATTTTGTTACGTTTCACACTAATGAACCTACTCAATTAAAACAAAAAACTGATAGTACAAAACTGATAGTAGAAGGAGGTAAAGCATGA
- a CDS encoding YeeE/YedE family protein, which translates to MGPLIPNEIINTNWNFLIALIVGIGFGWVLERAGFSSSRKLAGVFYGYDFVVLRVFFTGAITAAIGLYYLRYFEFIDLDLVYINPLYLTSALIGGVIMGLGFIIGGFCPGTSVCAAVIGKIDAMVFLGGIFIGIFFYGETYSWLWKEIHMDAYLGTPLIYDDLGISYGLFILALTIVALIAFYLTSKIEKKVKPVNY; encoded by the coding sequence ATGGGACCATTAATTCCTAATGAAATAATAAACACCAACTGGAACTTTTTAATAGCTCTGATAGTTGGAATTGGATTTGGCTGGGTACTTGAACGTGCAGGCTTTTCATCATCCAGAAAACTAGCCGGTGTTTTTTACGGCTACGATTTTGTTGTACTTCGTGTATTTTTTACCGGAGCAATTACAGCCGCTATAGGCTTATATTATCTACGCTATTTTGAGTTTATCGATTTAGACTTAGTTTATATCAATCCACTTTATTTAACCTCTGCTTTAATTGGAGGAGTAATTATGGGATTGGGATTTATAATAGGTGGCTTTTGTCCGGGTACCAGCGTATGCGCTGCTGTTATAGGGAAGATAGATGCAATGGTATTTTTAGGAGGAATATTTATTGGAATTTTCTTTTACGGAGAAACATATTCATGGCTATGGAAAGAAATTCATATGGATGCTTATTTAGGCACACCATTAATTTACGATGATTTAGGAATAAGCTATGGCTTGTTTATATTAGCCTTAACTATTGTAGCTTTAATAGCATTTTATCTTACTTCTAAAATTGAGAAGAAAGTAAAACCCGTTAATTATTAA
- a CDS encoding YeeE/YedE family protein, producing MKNKTEGSERKYMNPYLAGFLLGLVIIFAFYFTGRGLGASGAIKSAVVATVDVVAHNHAMDSEYFKPYASKEESPLQAWLVFEIIGVMIGALLSGVVAGRLKLKIEHSPKITSKTRLIMAVIGGILFGIGSQLGRGCTSGAALSGMSVLSTTGFISMIAIFGTGYVFAYFFRKFWI from the coding sequence ATGAAAAATAAAACAGAAGGAAGCGAAAGAAAATACATGAACCCATATCTTGCGGGTTTCCTCCTTGGACTTGTTATAATTTTTGCCTTTTATTTTACAGGCAGGGGATTAGGTGCAAGTGGTGCTATTAAAAGTGCTGTTGTTGCTACTGTTGATGTAGTTGCACATAATCACGCCATGGATTCCGAATATTTTAAACCCTATGCTTCCAAAGAAGAGTCACCTCTACAAGCTTGGCTAGTATTTGAAATAATCGGTGTAATGATTGGTGCTCTCCTTTCAGGAGTTGTAGCCGGGAGGTTAAAACTAAAAATAGAGCATTCTCCAAAAATCACATCCAAAACACGTTTAATTATGGCTGTTATTGGAGGTATATTATTCGGTATTGGATCGCAACTCGGTAGAGGATGCACCAGTGGTGCAGCATTAAGCGGAATGTCCGTTTTATCAACAACGGGATTTATAAGTATGATTGCTATTTTTGGAACAGGCTATGTATTCGCATATTTTTTCAGAAAATTTTGGATTTAA
- a CDS encoding amidohydrolase, protein MKDEIKKLAKEYLDEIIGIRREFHQNPELAFEEIETAKRIADFLDIHKIKYTEKIAKTGIVGVIEGRNPNKKVIALRADMDALPIIEANNIPYKSMNIGKMHACGHDVHMASLLGTLAILNQLKDKFEGTVKFLFQPSEEQYPGGASVMIKEGALENPSPKSIFGQHVYPELKAGQVGFRSGKYMASTDEVFITIKGKGGHAALPNTIVDPILIASHLVVAMQQIVSRYALPTIPTVISFGKIIGDGKTNVIPEKVYLEGIIRTFDEDWREEIKKRIKELAKSISQGMGGDCDVRIDKGYPFVYNNPELTERAKNAAKSFLGEDKVIDLDMRMTAEDFAFYTQKIPGSFYRLGVASPNAKKILNLHSSIFNIDESSIETGIGLMSWLALEELKNSE, encoded by the coding sequence ATGAAAGACGAAATTAAAAAATTAGCAAAAGAATACTTAGATGAAATTATTGGTATCCGAAGGGAGTTTCATCAGAATCCCGAATTAGCTTTTGAAGAAATTGAAACAGCTAAAAGAATAGCCGATTTCCTTGATATACATAAGATTAAATATACTGAAAAAATAGCTAAAACAGGTATTGTAGGTGTAATTGAAGGTAGAAATCCTAATAAAAAAGTGATTGCCTTACGTGCTGATATGGATGCGTTACCAATTATTGAAGCCAATAATATTCCGTATAAGTCGATGAATATTGGTAAAATGCATGCCTGTGGGCATGATGTTCATATGGCATCATTGCTAGGTACTTTAGCAATCTTAAATCAATTAAAAGATAAGTTTGAGGGGACTGTGAAATTTCTCTTTCAACCTTCAGAAGAGCAATATCCCGGAGGTGCAAGTGTAATGATTAAAGAAGGGGCTTTGGAAAATCCTTCTCCTAAGAGTATTTTCGGACAACATGTTTATCCCGAACTAAAAGCTGGACAAGTAGGTTTCCGATCAGGTAAATATATGGCTTCCACCGATGAGGTCTTTATCACAATTAAAGGAAAGGGAGGGCATGCTGCATTGCCAAACACTATTGTAGATCCTATTTTGATAGCATCACATTTAGTTGTTGCCATGCAACAGATTGTTAGTAGATATGCGCTTCCAACTATTCCAACAGTTATTTCTTTTGGTAAAATAATTGGTGATGGAAAGACAAATGTTATTCCTGAAAAGGTTTATTTGGAAGGAATTATACGTACATTTGATGAAGATTGGCGTGAAGAAATAAAGAAAAGAATAAAAGAACTTGCAAAATCAATTTCTCAAGGAATGGGGGGTGATTGTGACGTGAGAATTGATAAAGGATATCCTTTTGTGTATAATAATCCGGAATTAACTGAACGTGCAAAAAATGCAGCTAAATCGTTTTTGGGTGAAGACAAAGTAATTGATCTTGATATGCGTATGACTGCTGAGGATTTTGCCTTTTACACGCAGAAAATACCCGGCAGTTTTTATAGGTTGGGTGTTGCATCCCCTAATGCTAAAAAGATATTAAACCTTCATTCTTCTATTTTTAATATAGATGAAAGTAGTATAGAAACGGGTATTGGGCTGATGTCTTGGCTTGCTTTGGAGGAACTTAAAAATTCTGAATAA
- a CDS encoding 4Fe-4S dicluster domain-containing protein — MAIDTNLCVGCSDCVVACQVENNVPVGYARDWVVEVVEGTYPNLAIELRSERCNHCDNSPCVRACPTGASHYAEGGIVLVNHDECIGCAACIEACPYDARYTHPDGYADKCTFCSHRVQDGQDPACVSVCPTTCMTFGDMDDPNSDISKIVRNRKSKVLAPEAGTNPNIYYLT, encoded by the coding sequence ATGGCAATAGACACAAATTTATGTGTTGGATGTAGCGACTGTGTAGTTGCTTGCCAAGTTGAAAATAATGTTCCTGTTGGTTATGCCCGAGATTGGGTTGTTGAAGTAGTGGAAGGAACCTATCCTAATTTAGCTATAGAATTACGCTCAGAGCGTTGTAATCATTGTGATAATTCGCCTTGCGTTAGAGCCTGTCCAACAGGAGCTAGCCATTATGCTGAAGGCGGAATTGTTTTGGTAAACCATGACGAATGTATTGGTTGTGCTGCTTGTATAGAAGCTTGTCCTTACGACGCACGTTACACTCACCCTGATGGATATGCAGACAAATGCACTTTCTGTAGCCACAGAGTTCAAGATGGTCAAGATCCTGCCTGCGTATCTGTTTGTCCTACAACATGTATGACATTTGGTGATATGGATGATCCTAATTCTGATATTTCTAAAATCGTCAGAAACAGAAAATCAAAAGTACTTGCTCCAGAAGCAGGAACAAATCCTAATATATATTATTTAACCTAA
- a CDS encoding hybrid sensor histidine kinase/response regulator yields the protein MNNKRLILIVDDSPNNQRIIGAILSDKSYQIAYASSGKEALEFVNKHIPDIILLDIMMPEMDGFEVKAKLNEDAIQKEIPVIFITALEEPENKAKGFELGGRDYLVKPINKLEVLARVRSQLLIQDQKSALIIANDKLRKANETRDKIFSVISHDLRTSVGNMRNVFRFMLDGMIDPVEDRDIIFDAEITSRHTFNLLENLLYWAKSQQGNIKIHQEIVDVEDAVTDVFDQEMGSAVNKSINLTKEVEEGLQLFVDRITLNIILRNLLINAIKFTTEGGKIHVVAKQIADGISISVKDDGMGMSHDDISRILRKTEAFSKKGTNHERGTGLGLVIVGEFLEMNKGRMEIKSEIDHGSDFTVIFPKVDINKVVKEY from the coding sequence ATGAATAATAAAAGACTAATACTGATTGTAGATGATTCGCCTAATAACCAACGCATTATAGGCGCAATATTGTCTGACAAAAGTTATCAAATTGCTTATGCTTCAAGTGGAAAAGAAGCCTTGGAATTTGTTAATAAACATATTCCTGATATAATATTACTCGATATTATGATGCCTGAAATGGATGGATTTGAGGTAAAAGCTAAATTAAACGAAGATGCAATACAGAAAGAAATTCCCGTAATATTTATAACGGCTTTGGAGGAACCTGAAAATAAAGCAAAAGGATTTGAGTTAGGAGGTCGCGATTATTTGGTAAAACCTATAAATAAGTTAGAGGTTTTGGCTCGTGTAAGATCTCAATTACTTATTCAGGATCAGAAAAGTGCACTTATAATTGCAAACGATAAATTACGTAAAGCTAATGAAACTAGAGATAAGATATTTTCAGTTATTTCGCACGATTTGAGAACTTCCGTTGGTAATATGAGAAATGTTTTTCGCTTTATGTTAGATGGAATGATTGATCCTGTTGAGGATAGAGATATTATATTTGACGCAGAAATAACTTCTAGACATACTTTTAATTTATTAGAAAATTTGTTGTATTGGGCCAAATCACAACAAGGAAATATTAAGATTCACCAAGAAATAGTTGACGTTGAAGATGCCGTAACGGATGTGTTTGATCAAGAAATGGGGTCAGCCGTTAATAAATCTATTAATCTTACAAAGGAAGTTGAAGAAGGGTTACAGCTCTTTGTTGATAGGATTACTTTAAACATTATTCTTCGTAACTTATTAATTAATGCCATTAAGTTTACCACAGAAGGGGGTAAGATTCATGTTGTGGCTAAACAAATTGCTGATGGGATAAGTATATCAGTAAAAGATGATGGTATGGGTATGAGTCATGATGATATCTCAAGAATATTACGAAAAACTGAAGCTTTTTCTAAAAAAGGTACTAATCATGAGAGAGGTACGGGATTAGGTTTAGTTATTGTCGGAGAATTTTTGGAAATGAATAAAGGTCGAATGGAAATAAAAAGTGAAATTGACCACGGAAGTGATTTTACTGTTATTTTCCCTAAAGTGGATATTAATAAAGTTGTTAAAGAATACTAG
- a CDS encoding rhodanese-like domain-containing protein: MNLRYTLLSVILLLLAFGFTILPEKNYSKDLSAEEVLLAVLDDSRYISTDEIASLLLNNDPSLQLIDVRKPEQFKEFSLPGAINIPIDSLLTEEADLYLDQDVKLNVLYSNGSIYASQAWLLYKRMGYQKVFIMRGGLNYWIETIIRPSEPKINEPASAFATYQFRKGASQYFGGGTVDATSSTSTTKKKPIIRRKKKSVAGGC, encoded by the coding sequence ATGAATTTAAGATACACCTTATTGTCAGTAATTCTTTTACTTTTAGCTTTTGGTTTTACCATTTTACCTGAAAAGAATTATTCAAAAGATTTATCGGCAGAAGAAGTTCTATTAGCCGTTTTAGATGATTCCAGATATATATCTACTGACGAAATAGCTTCCCTTTTGCTCAACAATGATCCCAGTCTTCAATTAATTGATGTGAGAAAGCCTGAACAATTTAAAGAATTCAGTCTCCCTGGAGCAATTAATATACCTATTGATAGCCTATTAACAGAAGAAGCCGACTTATATTTAGACCAAGATGTGAAACTAAATGTGCTTTACTCAAACGGAAGTATTTATGCAAGTCAAGCTTGGCTTTTATATAAACGTATGGGTTATCAAAAAGTATTTATAATGCGTGGAGGCTTAAATTATTGGATAGAAACTATTATACGACCTAGCGAACCAAAAATTAACGAGCCTGCAAGTGCTTTTGCAACCTACCAATTTAGAAAGGGAGCTAGCCAATATTTTGGAGGAGGGACTGTAGATGCCACAAGTTCAACATCCACAACTAAGAAAAAACCTATAATTAGAAGAAAGAAAAAGTCCGTTGCCGGAGGTTGTTAA
- the nrfD gene encoding polysulfide reductase NrfD has product MKEELIISGRMNPHIDPILNTWGWEIAFYLFVGGLSAGILFFSALYVIRKKEDLYPTAVKTAPMLVPFLLVLGLGALFIDLHHKLYFWRLYTTVRLESPMSWGAWTLMFITPLSIVWAASFVKEIWPKFNWWNIKILNNSVKIIIDNRSTIAWVLIILSVILGIYTGILLSAFNARPLWNTSILGPLFLTSGLSTGAAVIVWMSKSKIERETFTKIDLLLIVIELFLITHLIMGFLAGGQVQVESAQIFLGGEFTTYFWVFIIMLGLLLPALLEIMELRGFKIPAFMPSALVLAGGIIFRLLMIEAGQITRYLY; this is encoded by the coding sequence ATGAAAGAAGAATTAATTATAAGCGGAAGAATGAATCCTCACATTGACCCAATCTTAAATACTTGGGGTTGGGAAATTGCTTTCTATTTATTTGTTGGAGGTTTATCAGCTGGAATATTATTTTTCTCAGCTTTATATGTTATAAGAAAAAAAGAAGACCTCTACCCTACTGCTGTGAAAACTGCACCAATGTTAGTACCTTTTTTATTAGTACTTGGTTTAGGAGCACTTTTTATTGATTTACATCACAAATTATATTTCTGGCGGTTATATACAACAGTTCGACTGGAATCTCCAATGTCGTGGGGAGCATGGACACTTATGTTTATTACACCTCTTTCTATTGTGTGGGCAGCATCTTTTGTAAAAGAAATATGGCCTAAATTTAACTGGTGGAATATCAAGATTCTTAATAACTCGGTAAAAATAATTATCGATAATAGGTCAACTATTGCTTGGGTGTTAATCATTCTATCGGTTATTTTAGGTATTTACACCGGAATATTGTTATCAGCCTTTAATGCTCGTCCACTTTGGAATACATCTATTCTTGGACCACTATTCTTAACTTCCGGACTATCAACCGGGGCAGCAGTAATAGTATGGATGTCTAAATCAAAGATAGAGAGAGAAACATTTACTAAAATTGATTTACTCCTAATAGTAATTGAGTTATTCTTGATTACTCATCTTATTATGGGCTTTCTTGCAGGTGGACAGGTTCAGGTTGAATCAGCTCAAATATTTCTGGGGGGAGAGTTTACAACCTATTTCTGGGTATTTATTATTATGCTAGGACTTTTACTTCCTGCCCTATTAGAAATTATGGAATTAAGAGGATTTAAAATACCTGCCTTTATGCCCTCAGCTTTAGTTTTAGCCGGAGGAATTATATTCCGTCTTTTAATGATAGAAGCCGGACAAATAACACGTTACCTCTATTAA